The stretch of DNA TTCTTTATCTTTCGTGATTTGATCGATTTTTTGAATGAATTCATCTGTAAGTTTTTGCATATCGTCGGAATACCCGCGAAGCGCATCTTCAGTTATTTCTCCATTCTTTTCAAGCTTCTTCAAGTCATCGTTTCCATCACGACGGATGTTACGAATTGCAACTTTTGCTTCTTCTGATTCTTTTTTCACTACTTTTACAAGCTCTTTACGGCGTTCTTCTGTCAACTGCGGGATAGCAATACGAATAATTGACCCATCGTTTGATGGATTTAAACCTAAGTCAGATTTAAGGATTGCTTTTTCAATATCACCGAGAATTGATTTATCATAGGGTTGAATAACAAGTAGTCTAGCTTCTGGAGTAGAGATACCAGCCACTTGATTGACAGGCGTTGGCGCACCATAATAATCAACAGTAATGCGATCGAGCAAGGATGCACTTGCTCTTCCAGCACGGATACTAGCAAGCTCACGTGTATAAGATTGAATCGCTTTTGTCATACGATCCTTAGTACCAGCAATAACTTGTTTCGGCATTTAATTTTTCCCCCTAACAACAGTTCCAATTTTTTCACCCATAACGGCTTTTTTAATATTGCCTTGTTCCATAATTGAGAAAACAATAAGTGGGATATCATTATCCATACATAATGAAGAAGCAGTTGAATCCATAACCGCTAATCCTTCCTTTAATACATCCAGGAATGAAAGATCTTCATATTTAGTTGCATTTGCATCAATACGTGGATCTGCTGAATACACACCATCCACATTATTTTTAGCCATCAAAATTACTTCAGCATCAATTTCAGCTGCTCTTAACGCCGCAGTTGTATCTGTAGAGAAGTATGGGTTTCCTGTTCCAGCTGCAAAAATAACCACACGCTTCTTTTCTAAATGCCTAATCGCACGACGTCTAATGTATGGTTCTGCAACCTGACGCATTTCAATGGAGGTCTGAACCCTTGACTCAATCCCTAAATTCTCCAAGCTGTCTTGCAAAGCTAATGAGTTCATAACGGTCGCAAGCATACCCATATAATCAGCATTAGCTCGATCCATACCCATTTCACTGCCGATTTTCCCACGCCAAATGTTACCTCCGCCTACGACGACGGCTACCTCCACTCCAAGCTCAGCTATTTCTTTTACTTGGATGGCAATCGATTTGATTACAGAAGGTTTAATACCAAAGCTAGATTCACCAGCAAGTGCTTCTCCGCTCAATTTTAAAACTACGCGTTTGTACTTAGGACCGCTCATATAAACCTCCATATGTAAATTTGAAAGCACTAGCACTACAGTCAGCGCTTTGCTAACAATATTTTTTCTTGAAAAATAGGGAACACATCGTGTCCCCTATTCAAACTTATTTCAGTAACATTCCCTTAAAGCTTATGTTTTTAAACAAGAGAATATTTGACTATTGTTTATTTACTTGGTTCATAACTTCTTCAGCGAAGTTATCTTCACGCTTCTCAATACCTTCTCCAACCTCGTAACGAACGAATTCACGAAGAGTTGCACCCTTAGATTCAACAAATTGACGAACCTTTTGGTCAGGGTTTTTAACGAAAGTTTGGTCAAGTACACAAACATCTTCAAAGTACTTTCCAAGACGGCCTTCAACCATTTTCGCAACGATATTTTCAGGCTTACCTTCGTTAAGAGCTTGTTGAGTTAATACTTGACGCTCACGCTCAACTTCTTCTTGTGATACTTGGTCACGTGATACGTATTTTGGTTTTAATGCAGCGATGTGCATAGAAATATCTTTTGCAGCATCTGCATCAGTAGTACCTTCAAGAACTGTTAAAACGCTGATACGTCCACCCATGTGTAGGTAAGCACCAAAAGCATCGTTATCAGTTTTAGAAACTACTGCAAAGCGACGAAGAGAAAGTTTTTCACCAATTTTAGCGATTGCAGCATTGATGTGATCTGCTACAGTTGCACCGTTTTCCATTGTTTGAGTAGCTGCTTCTTCAACAGTTGCAGGTTTGTTTTTAAGAAGGTGTTCAGCAATTTCCTTAACAAGTGCTTGGAATGCTTCATTTTTTGCAACGAAGTCTGTTTCAGAGTTTACTTCAAGAATTACAGCCTCATTACCATCTACAAGGATAGAAGTTAAACCTTCTGCAGCAATACGGTCAGCTTTGTTTGCAGCTTTTGCAATTCCTTTCTCACGTAAGAAATCAATTGCTTTTTCCATATCACCATCTGTTTCTGTTAACGCTTTTTTACAATCCATCATACCTGCGCCAGTTTTTTCACGTAGTTCTTTTACCATTTGAGCAGTAACTGCCATAATTAACTTCCTCCTTTAAATACTATGTACTATATTCATATCTTAGCCATTGTTAGCTAAGATAAACATTCTTTCACTACTGTACTTTTGTTCAGTACTAAAATAGCGGGCTTTCTTTAAAAAAAGGTGATAAAGGGTGCTCCCTCTTATCACCTTTTTATTTTTAAGCACTTAATTAATTAAGCAGTAACTTCTTCACCTTGTTTAGCTTCAAGGATAGCATCAGCCATTTTACCAGTTAAAAGCTTAACCGCACGAATTGCATCGTCGTTTGCAGGAATAACAACGTCGATTTCGTCTGGATCACAGTTTGTATCAACAATACCTACGATAGGAATGTTTAATTTTTTAGCTTCAGCAACTGCGATACGCTCTTTACGAGGGTCGATGATGAATAGTGCATCAGGAAGTTGCTTCATATCTTTAATTCCGCCTAAGAACTTCTCAAGACGTTCTTGTTCTTTCTTTAATTGAACAACTTCTTTTTTAGGTAATACTTCGAAAGTACCGTCTTCAGACATTCTTTCAATATCTTTTAAGCGGCCAATACGCTTTTGGATTGTTTCAAAGTTTGTTAGTGTACCACCTAACCAACGTTGGTTAACATAGTACATACCAGAACGAGCTGCTTCTTCTTTAACAGAATCTTGAGCTTGTTTCTTTGTACCAACAAAAAGGATAGTACCGCCGTTACCAGCAAGGTCCTTAACCCAATTGTAAGCTTCTTCTACCTTCTTAACTGTCTTTTGAAGGTCGATGATGTAGATACCGTTACGCTCAGTGAAGATATATTTCTTCATCTTAGGGTTCCAACGGCGAGTTTGGTGTCCGAAGTGTACACCAGCTTCAAGCAATTGTTTCATTGAAATAACTGACATGTTTTGTTTCCTCCTAATGGTTTGATTTCCTCCGCTCCTATCATCTTTATACAGAAACTGTAATCAACAGCACCATCTGTTTAAATCAACGAGCGTGTGTATTAACACCATGAAATAATATAGCACATGTACAAATAACAATCAAGTATACTTTTAAAAAAAAATCTCCAGGCGCACCTGGAGATTTACTTTTTAGTTAGATCTTAATTTATCAAGTTCTACGAGGAACTTATCATTTAAGACTTTGATATACGTACCTTTCATTCCAAGGGAACGAGATTCAATTACCCCTGCACTTTCAAGCTTTCTTAGAGCATTTACGATAACAGAACGAGTAATACCAACGCGGTCAGCAATTTTCGATGCAACAAGCAAGCCTTCAGAACCATTAAGTTCTTCAAAAATATGTTCAATTGCTTCAAGTTCACTATATGATAATGAACTAATAGCCATTTGAACGACAGCTTTGCTTCTAGCCTCTTCTTCAATCTCTTCTGACTTTTCACGTAAAATCTCCATACCTACTACAGTCGCACCATATTCACCAAGGATTAGGTCATCATCATGGAACTTCTCTTGCAATCTTGCAAGGATTAATGTACCAAGACGTTCTCCCCCACCGATAATTGGAACGATTGTTGTTAAACCTTCACGGAATAAATCTCTATTTTCTACAGGAAAAGCGGTATATTGACTTTCAATATCCAAGTTTGAAGAAGTTTCTTGAATATTGAATAAGCCTTTTGTATACTCCTCAGGAAATTGACGATCTTCGAACATTTTCTTCATTCTCTCGTTTTCAATTTGTTGATAAATTGAAAACCCAAGAAGTTTTCCACGACGGCTTACAATGTAAACATTCGCTTCAATCGTTTCACTTAATGTCTCAGACATTTCCTTAAAGTTTACCGGTTTTCCTGCTGCTTTTTGTAATAATACGTTAATCCGTCTAGTTTTTGTAAGTAAATCCATCTGTTTCTTCCTCCTAATTGACTACAACCATTATAAAATTTTTAAATGTAACTATTTTGACGTAATAGGTATATAAAGAATGAGAATTTTGCCAATCGACAATCTAGACATTCCTATAGGATAAATTGACTTAAGTCTTTGTTTTTGGAGATTGCTCCAAGTTTCTCGTCCACATATTGTGGTGTGATGGTGATTTTGTCCATCGTGATATCTGGCGCTTCAAAAGATAAATCTTCTAAAAGCTTTTCTAAGATTGTATGAAGTCGTCTCGCACCAATATTGTCGGTATTTTGATTCACATCAAAGGCTACTTCTGCAATTCTACGAATAGCATCGTCAGAAAATTCAATTTGTATACCTTCTGTTTCCAATAAAGCTTGATATTGCTTAATTAAAGCATTATCAGGTTCGATTAAAATCCTAAAGAAGTCATCTACAGTAAGCTTTGTGAGTTCCACACGAATTGGAAAACGCCCTTGAAGTTCAGGAATTAAATCGGACGGCTTAGCCATGTGAAATGCCCCTGCAGCTATGAATAAAACATGATCGGTTTTAATGGAACCATATTTGGTTACAACTGTTGAACCTTCAACCACTGGCAGAATATCTCGTTGAACTCCCTCTCTTGATACATCTGCTGAGGAACCACCTGAATTCTTGCTGGCTATTTTATCAATTTCATCAATGAAAATAATGCCAGTCTGTTCAGCACGATAAATAGCTTCAGATGTTACTTCATCCATATCTATCAGCTTGGAGGCTTCTTCATTAGTTAAAACCTTCCTGGCTTCCCGAACAGTTAGTTTCCTTTTCTTGCGCTTTTTAGGCATAAAGTTGCTAAGTGCATCTTGCATATTCATACCCATTTGTTCAATACCTGAACCTTGAAGCATATCAAACATTGACGGCGCTTGTTCCTCAACTTCTACAGTAACCATTTCATCCTCTAATTGACCTAGTGCCAATTTCTCTTTGACGATTTTCCGTTTTTCCTGAACAGAATAATCTTCTTGAGGTGCCTCCTGTTCAGAAGAGGAATTTCCTCCACCAAATAACATTTCGAGCGGATTTTTATAGTTGGTTGATTTTTTTGCTGAAGGAACGAGTAAATCAACAAGCCTGCTGTTAGCATTTTCTTCGGCACGTTCTTTCACACTTTGCATTCGATCTTCTTTAACTAATCGAACGGATGTTTCAGCCAAATCTCTTACCATTGATTCTACGTCACGGCCAACATAACCAACTTCAGTGAATTTAGTTGCTTCAACCTTAATAAATGGTGCACCAACTAGCTTTGCAATCCTCCGGGCAATCTCTGTTTTCCCAACACCCGTAGGTCCAATCATTAAAATATTTTTAGGAATGACCTCATCCCGAATCTTGTCATTCAATAAACCTCTTCTATAGCGATTTCTAAGAGCGACAGCAACTGCTTTCTTTGCATCTTTCTGTCCAATAATATATTGATCAAGTCTTTCGACGATTTGGCGGGGGGTTAAATTATTGGTATTAGTTTTTCCCATTCTTCAGTCTCCTTCCCGTTATAGCTCTTCAACAATAATATTGTGGTTCGTATACACACATATTTCCGCAGCTATTTCTAAAGAAGCTTTCGCTATTTCTTTCGCCGTCAAATGATCACCAGCATATTTTTTGAGGGAACGACCTGCCGCAAGTGCATAATTCCCACCTGAACCAATCGCAAGTATGCCATCGTCTGGTTCGATGACTTCACCGGTACCGGATACTAATAATAAATTTTCCCGGTCCATAACAATCAGCATGGCTTCAAGTTTTCTAAGAATTTTGTCACTTCTCCACTCTTTAGCCAGTTCAACTGACGCTCTTTGTAGGTTGCCGTTAAACTCCTCTAATTTGCCTTCAAATAACTCAAACAAGGTGAAGGCATCAGCAACAGACCCAGCAAAACCAGCTAACACTCTACCATTAAATATCTTTCTAACCTTTTTTGCTGTGTGCTTCATCACTACTGCATTACCAAACGTAACTTGGCCGTCACCTGACATAGAGCACTGACCATTATGGTGAACAGCAAAAATCGTTGTTGCATGAAATTGGTTCATTTAATTGACCTCCTATAGGAGTATTTTCCGTTTACAGACAAATGAGTAAATTGTATGTAACCATTAAAAATCCATATGAAAAATATTTTACATTTATGCCCTTGGATGATGGGCCATATACGTTTTCCTTAAGTGATCATTTGTTACATGTGTATACACCTGGGTTGAAGATAAATAAGCATGCCCTAACAATTCTTGGACTGATCGTAAATCTGCACCATTATTGAGTAAATGGGTGGCAAAGGAATGCCGAAGCTTATGTGGATGAATACTTGAATCCAAAGCAGATTTTTCAATCATTTGATTCAATATTTTTCTTGTACCTCTAGCTGTTAATGGACCACCACGGTTATTAACAAATAAAGTCTCAATGGATTGCTTATCGGCTATTAGCTTTTTCCTGCCATCGTTTATGTATAAATCTAATGCAGCTTTTGCTTGGCTTCCGAAAGGTACATAACGTTCTTTGTTTCCTTTTCCATGAATCAGTATTGTTAAAAGGTAAAAATCAAGATCTTTTAAGCTAATTTGACAGCACTCACTTACTCGTATCCCTGTCCCATATAAAAGTTCAAGTAATGCTTTGTTCCGTTGACCCAAGGGTGTATTAGTTTCACACGAATCAAATAACAGTGTAAGTTCATTTTCATAAAAGAATTGTGGTAACCGTTTTTCAAGCTTTGGTACTGTTAGAAGCAAAAATGGATTACTTTCTACATACTTTTCCCGAAGCAAAAATTTATAGAAACTTCTTAATGCAGATATTTTTTTGGCAACCGTTTTTCTTGCAAGTTTTTTTTCATATAATCTGGTAAGATAAAGTCTTGCATCATGATATTGAACCATTTCGACTTGAATTACGGCTTGCTCAGCCATGAACACAAAGAAATCACTGATATCATGCTGATAATGTTCAATTGTATATTTTGAGTAATTACGTTCCATTTGTAAATACTCCAGAAATAACTTTAAGAAAACATTCACATTTGTCACAAAATTCACCTCACAAGGGCTACTAAATCGTAACATACTTCTAAAGCCCTTGCAATAAATTTTACAAAACTTTCACAAAGTTCTGAATTGTGTCTAGCGCTCGATTTGCATGCTCTAAATTTCTTTCCTGTTTTCCCTTAATTTTAACTGGGAGCTCAGGGAATAAGCCAAAATTAGCATTCATAGGCTGGAAGTTTTTTGCATTAGCGGTAGTAATATAACGAGCCATACTCCCTATAGCTGTTTCAGCTGGAAATTCAACGGTTTTCATCCCCTGCACTAACCTTGTAGCATTAATCCCAGCAATCAGACCACTTGCTGCAGATTCCACATAACCCTCCACACCAGTCATTTGGCCAGCAAAAAATAAATCTTCTCTATTCCGGAATTGATAAGTTGCCTTAAGTACTTTTGGAGAGTTTATAAAGGTGTTGCGGTGCATAACACCATAACGGATAATTTCAGCATTTTCAAGGCCCGGTATTAACTGAATTACCTCTTTTTGTGCTCCCCACTTTAAATGTGTCTGAAAACCGACAATATTAAACAATGTTCCGGCTGCATCATCTTGACGAAGCTGTACCACTGCAAATGGTCTTTTCCCTGTTTTTGGATCTTCTAATCCAACTGGCTTTAATGGACCAAAAAGCATTGTCTTTTTTCCTCTTGCACCCATTACTTCAATTGGCATACACCCTTCAAAGAAGACTTCCTTTTCAAATTCCTTTAACGGAACTGTTTCCGCAGAAATAAGTGCTTCATAAAAGCGATTAAACTCTTCTTCCGTCATAGGACAATTAAGATAAGCTGCTTCACCCTTATCATAGCGTGACTTCAAGTAAACCTTGTCCATGTCAATGCTTTCTTTTTCAAGAATAGGGGCTGCTGCATCATAAAAATAAAGATATTCCTCACCCGTAAGGTTCTTTAATTCTGCAGAGAGGTCTGCACTCGTTAGAGGACCAGTAGCAATAACCGTTGGACCTTCAGGGATTTGGGTTACCTCTTCATTTACTACCGTTACATTTTCATGATTCTTGACTAACTCCGTTACCTTAGCAGCAAATTCATGGCGATCAACCGCTAAAGCTCCACCAGCTGGAACGGAACAAGCATCCGCCGCTGCAATGATGACAGAATCCAGCTTTCGCATTTCTTCTTTAAGCACACCTACTGCATTGGTTAATGTATTTGCTCGTAGTGAATTACTACAAACCAATTCAGCAAATTTATCTGTATGGTGGGCAGGAGTCTGTTTCACAGGACGCATTTCGTAAAGACGGACCTTTACACCACGTTTAGCTATTTGCCATGCTGCTTCACTTCCTGCTAAGCCAGCACCAACAACATTTATTGTTACATCCTTCATCAATAAACCTCCTGATATACTTCCTATTACATTTATACCCAATTTTTAAAGAGAAAAAGCATATACAATTAGCTTTCCCTCATTTAAGTCCATCTTGCATTGTACTATACGAATTCAAAACAAAAAAGTTTTTTATTTCACAAATAAAAAAAAGAGCGGAGATTCTCCACCCTTTTAACTCTGTTGCTCTTCCTTATAGTCACATTCCGTACATTGTACCTGTACACCTTTTTTCAATTTCTTTTCTACAAGCAAGCCCTCACATTTTGGACAAGGTCTTGGTAGCGGCTTATCCCAAGAGATGAATTCACATTCTGGGTATCTGGTACAACCATAAAAAAGTCTCTTTTTCTTACTCTTTCTCTCAACAACCTGACCTTCTTTACAACCAGGACAAGTCATACCAATTTCTTTTACTATTGGCTTAGTGTTTCGACAATCTGGAAAATTACTGCATGCCATAAATTTTCCATAGCGTCCCATTTTAAACACCATTGGACTTCCACAGTTTTCACAGTCTTCGCCTGCAGGCTCATCTTTGATTTCTACAGACTGCATTTCTTTTTCGGCTATTACTAAATGCGTTTCAAAGTCCTGGTAAAACTCATCAATAATTTGAACCCAACGAACCTTACCATCTTCAACATTATCTAAGCCTTGTTCCATCTTAGCGGTAAATTCCACATTTAGAATATCAGGGAAAAACTCGACCATTAACTCATGAACAATTTCACCAAGCTCCGTTGGCACAAATCGTTTATTGTCCAAGGCAACATAGCCGCGCTTTTGAATCGTATCAAGAGTAGGTGCATAAGTAGACGGGCGGCCAATACCCAGTTCTTCTAGTGTTTTCACCAATCTCGCCTCGGTGTATCTTGGTGGTGGCTGTGTGAAATGTTGCTTAGGTTCGATGTCTTTTTTAAAGACTTCATCCCCTTCTTTTAAATCCGGTAGCATTTTATCTGGTCCATCTACCTGATCGTCCGATCCTTCAACATACACCTTCATGAAACCGGGAAACTTGACCTTTGAGCCAGTTGAACGGAAAATCACATCTCCATTTTGCAAATCTACACTCATCGTGTCCATTACCGCCTGTGCCATTTGGCTTGCTAAGAAGCGCTCCCAAATTAATTTATAGAGGCGGAATTGATCTCGAGAAAGAAATTCCTTCATGCTGTTCGGATCCCTTAATGTGCTTGTCGGACGAATAGCTTCGTGTGCATCTTGAGCATTCGACTGTTTTTTCTCTTTTCTTTGCTCTTCTTTTAAAAAGCTTTCACCAAACTCAGCTTTTATATAATTAGCTGCTTCTGTTTGAGCCACTTCGGAAATTCTTGTTGAATCTGTTCTCATATAGGTAATGAGTCCAACTGTTCCTTCCTTCCCAAGCTCAATACCTTCGTACAGCTGCTGTGCAAGCATCATGGTTTTCTTCGCACGAAAATTAAGTTTCCTCGCTGCTTCTTGTTGTAAAGAAGAAGTAATGAAAGGTGGTGCCGGATTTCTTCTTCTTTCTTTTTTGGTAACTGAGACAACTTTGAACTTGTTATCATCTAATTGCTTCAGTATCGCTTGAACATCCTGCTCTGAGGCTAACTCTGTTTTTTCTTTTCCAACTAGGGAATGAAAAGCCCCACTAAAATGGTCTTTTCCCTTTAAAAATTCTCCTTCAATTGTCCAATATTCTTCAGGAGTAAACGCTTTAATTTCATTTTCCCTATCAATAATCAAGCGGACTGCAACTGATTGAACCCGTCCTGCACTCAATCCTTTTTTTACTTTTTTCCATAAAAGCGGGCTGATATTGTAGCCTACAAGCCGGTCTAAAATTCTTCGAGCCTGTTGTGCATCAACGAGATCCGTATTAATTGGTCGTGGATGTTTAAAAGATTCCTTGATTGCTTCTTTTGTAATTTCATTAAAAACCACGCGGCAATCTGAATGAATATCAACATCTAGACTATGAGCCAAATGCCAGGCAATAGCTTCCCCTTCACGATCAGGGTCGGCTGCTAGATAAACTTTTTTTGCTTTTTTGGCTGCAGTTTTTAATTCTTTTAATACAGGACCCTTGCCACGGATTGTAATATATTTAGGTTCAAAGCCATTTTCAACATTGACCCCCATTTGGCTTCTTGGTAGGTCACGAACATGTCCCATAGATGCTTTTACTTTATATTTATTACCTAAATATCGTTCAATCGTTTTCGCTTTTGCAGGTGATTCTACAATTACTAGAAAGTCTGCCATCCGATATCCTCCTTAAGAGGGAAAGTGTGAAAGCTCCTTGAAAATGGCATAAGCCTGTTTCTACGGTGCTTCTATTTGAGAAGTTTTCCTAAATTCGAGTAAAAACTAGAACCGGAGAAAATACTTTACAAAACTGCCCTATCCCAATAATGATCAATTTATAAGTTAATTTTAATAGTATTTTATGTTTAGCCATTTTTTCGAACTTCTGTTGGAAAATGTATAACATATTAGAAATTATTGCAACCTTTTTTAGCTAATTTCTCCATTTTATCGAAAAAAACCTGCAAAAACGCTACTTTTATTCCCAATATTCCCTTTTAACCTAGAGTTTTATCTTATTTCCTCTAAAATATCCCCTGCACATGTCACAAGTTTTGCCCCTTGTTGGATTAGCTCGTTAGCCCCTGCTGAACAAGGATTATAAATGCTGCCAGGCAAGGAAAATACATCTCGACCTTCATTTACTGCATAATTCGCTGTGATGAGTGATCCGCTTTTTCTTTTTGCTTCTATAATAAAAGTACCTCTAGATAGACCGCTAATAATACGATTTCGAAATGGAAAATGCCATCGAAGTGGTTTTGTATCTGGGGGATATTCTGAGACAATCAACTGTGTTTTCATCATCTCTAAAGCTAGGTTCATATTTTCTTTTGGATATATATGATAGATGCCCCCAGCAATAACAGCTATTGTTTTCCCTCCATTTTTAATAGCAAATTCATGTGCTAATGCATCAATTCCTTTTGCTAAGCCACTTACAATAAGTACTCCATTATCAATGAGTTGGGGGAAGATGGATTTAATTGCATTTCTACCATATTGAGTAGCCTGACGCGAACCCACTACAGCAAGTTTGGGTTCATGATTTAATAAGGATACATCCCCTTTAGCAAATAGTGCCCATGGAGGCTGATAAATTTCTTTTAAATAAGGGGGGTATTCTTTATCAAAAATAGTGATAACGGTAATATCATTGGTTTCGTATTGGCGGATTTGGTCATGAATGACTTCGAATGGAAGTGGAAGAATGGTTGATTTAGGAGCGGGATCTTCGCGGGTAAGGGATGGAATATTGAAGCTTTGCTGTGTTGAGTATGTTTGTATTCGAGTGAGGTTGTTTAGGGTGGGATCTTTTTTTAGAATTTGTAAAATCGTATTCCACGAGATATTTGGATAGTGAAGCAAATGAATCAATTTCTCTTTAAAGTCGTCCATTTAATACATACCTCCAATAAATTTTTATTAAAAGAAGAAATAGTCCCTCATGAGTGAGCGACTATTTCTGTTTAATCTGATGA from Bacillus sp. SLBN-46 encodes:
- the topA gene encoding type I DNA topoisomerase, whose amino-acid sequence is MADFLVIVESPAKAKTIERYLGNKYKVKASMGHVRDLPRSQMGVNVENGFEPKYITIRGKGPVLKELKTAAKKAKKVYLAADPDREGEAIAWHLAHSLDVDIHSDCRVVFNEITKEAIKESFKHPRPINTDLVDAQQARRILDRLVGYNISPLLWKKVKKGLSAGRVQSVAVRLIIDRENEIKAFTPEEYWTIEGEFLKGKDHFSGAFHSLVGKEKTELASEQDVQAILKQLDDNKFKVVSVTKKERRRNPAPPFITSSLQQEAARKLNFRAKKTMMLAQQLYEGIELGKEGTVGLITYMRTDSTRISEVAQTEAANYIKAEFGESFLKEEQRKEKKQSNAQDAHEAIRPTSTLRDPNSMKEFLSRDQFRLYKLIWERFLASQMAQAVMDTMSVDLQNGDVIFRSTGSKVKFPGFMKVYVEGSDDQVDGPDKMLPDLKEGDEVFKKDIEPKQHFTQPPPRYTEARLVKTLEELGIGRPSTYAPTLDTIQKRGYVALDNKRFVPTELGEIVHELMVEFFPDILNVEFTAKMEQGLDNVEDGKVRWVQIIDEFYQDFETHLVIAEKEMQSVEIKDEPAGEDCENCGSPMVFKMGRYGKFMACSNFPDCRNTKPIVKEIGMTCPGCKEGQVVERKSKKKRLFYGCTRYPECEFISWDKPLPRPCPKCEGLLVEKKLKKGVQVQCTECDYKEEQQS
- the dprA gene encoding DNA-processing protein DprA; amino-acid sequence: MDDFKEKLIHLLHYPNISWNTILQILKKDPTLNNLTRIQTYSTQQSFNIPSLTREDPAPKSTILPLPFEVIHDQIRQYETNDITVITIFDKEYPPYLKEIYQPPWALFAKGDVSLLNHEPKLAVVGSRQATQYGRNAIKSIFPQLIDNGVLIVSGLAKGIDALAHEFAIKNGGKTIAVIAGGIYHIYPKENMNLALEMMKTQLIVSEYPPDTKPLRWHFPFRNRIISGLSRGTFIIEAKRKSGSLITANYAVNEGRDVFSLPGSIYNPCSAGANELIQQGAKLVTCAGDILEEIR